From one Heterodontus francisci isolate sHetFra1 chromosome 17, sHetFra1.hap1, whole genome shotgun sequence genomic stretch:
- the gins3 gene encoding DNA replication complex GINS protein PSF3 isoform X1 — MPRSESYLPVPSGGLEENFFSLDDILMTQEKIPCRTEMVLPRLGFLDKSSEADLIPEVGTRAGRCQGTKMELPLWTAKGLCDPKRRIVSAGIPKVYKGGWRTIFSADAKVVDLHKMGPYYYGFGTQLLYFNNPENTEIAQTILQTFVNRFRRIMDSSQNAYNEDTSSLVAHLDELERELFRAGQKELNEFQKWEKGQAIQITTSNLVQSYGKRKFAEMEA; from the exons ATGCCGCGGTCTGAGTCCTACCTTCCGGTACCTTCGGGAGGGCTGGAGGAAAACTTCTTCAGCCTAGATGACATCCTGATGACCCAGGAGAAGATACCTTGTCGGACCGAGATGGTGCTGCCGCGTCTTGGCTTCCTGGATAAGAGCAGCGAGGCCGACCTCATCCCCGAGGTAGGAACGCGGGCTGGCCGCTGTCAA GGTACCAAGATGGAACTGCCTCTTTGGACAGCCAAAGGACTGTGTGACCCCAAACGCCGCATTGTCTCTGCTGGCATTCCAAAAGTGTATAAGGGTGGCTGGCGGACAATTTTCAGTGCCGACGCAAAGGTAGTGGACCTGCATAAAATGGGGCCGTATTATTATGGTTTTGGAACACAGCTGCTGTAttttaataatccagagaacacagAGATTGCTCAGACAATCTTACAG ACATTTGTCAATCGCTTCCGACGGATCATGGATTCCTCCCAGAACGCGTACAATGAGGACACATCGTCGCTGGTGGCTCACCTGGACGAGCTAGAGCGGGAGCTGTTCCGGGCTGGTCAAAAGGAGTTGAATGAGTTTCAGAAGTGGGAGAAGGGGCAGGCCATCCAGATCACCACCTCCAACCTGGTTCAGAGCTATGGCAAACGGAAGTTTGCAGAAATGGAGGCCTGA
- the gins3 gene encoding DNA replication complex GINS protein PSF3 isoform X2, with amino-acid sequence MPRSESYLPVPSGGLEENFFSLDDILMTQEKIPCRTEMVLPRLGFLDKSSEADLIPEGTKMELPLWTAKGLCDPKRRIVSAGIPKVYKGGWRTIFSADAKVVDLHKMGPYYYGFGTQLLYFNNPENTEIAQTILQTFVNRFRRIMDSSQNAYNEDTSSLVAHLDELERELFRAGQKELNEFQKWEKGQAIQITTSNLVQSYGKRKFAEMEA; translated from the exons ATGCCGCGGTCTGAGTCCTACCTTCCGGTACCTTCGGGAGGGCTGGAGGAAAACTTCTTCAGCCTAGATGACATCCTGATGACCCAGGAGAAGATACCTTGTCGGACCGAGATGGTGCTGCCGCGTCTTGGCTTCCTGGATAAGAGCAGCGAGGCCGACCTCATCCCCGAG GGTACCAAGATGGAACTGCCTCTTTGGACAGCCAAAGGACTGTGTGACCCCAAACGCCGCATTGTCTCTGCTGGCATTCCAAAAGTGTATAAGGGTGGCTGGCGGACAATTTTCAGTGCCGACGCAAAGGTAGTGGACCTGCATAAAATGGGGCCGTATTATTATGGTTTTGGAACACAGCTGCTGTAttttaataatccagagaacacagAGATTGCTCAGACAATCTTACAG ACATTTGTCAATCGCTTCCGACGGATCATGGATTCCTCCCAGAACGCGTACAATGAGGACACATCGTCGCTGGTGGCTCACCTGGACGAGCTAGAGCGGGAGCTGTTCCGGGCTGGTCAAAAGGAGTTGAATGAGTTTCAGAAGTGGGAGAAGGGGCAGGCCATCCAGATCACCACCTCCAACCTGGTTCAGAGCTATGGCAAACGGAAGTTTGCAGAAATGGAGGCCTGA